CCGCCGGCTGCACGAAGAATTCCGCATCACGACGATTTACGTAACGCACGACCAGGCCGAGGCGATGGTGACGTCCGATCGGATCGCCGTGATGCATCTGGGAAAAATCATGCAGGTGGGAAATCCGGAGGAAATCTTCGAGCGCCCTAAGAGCCGCTTCGTCGCGGAGTTCATCGGCAAGACGAACATTCTCAGCGGCAGGTTGGAAGACAGCCGCACCGTCGCTCTGGGTGACGGGCTCCGCCTTCAAATCGCTTCTAGTGATAATTTTCGCGCGGGCGCGGAGGTCGGCGTCTGCATCCGGCCGCACAGCATTGCGCTCGAAGCGAGCGCTTCCAATGCCGAAGAGTCGCGTCAGAAGGGCAATAATTTATTTTCCGGAATCATCCAGCGCCGCATCTACTTTGGCGAAGCCATCGACTACACCGTCGAGCTTCCCGC
The nucleotide sequence above comes from Candidatus Binatia bacterium. Encoded proteins:
- a CDS encoding ABC transporter ATP-binding protein encodes the protein RRLHEEFRITTIYVTHDQAEAMVTSDRIAVMHLGKIMQVGNPEEIFERPKSRFVAEFIGKTNILSGRLEDSRTVALGDGLRLQIASSDNFRAGAEVGVCIRPHSIALEASASNAEESRQKGNNLFSGIIQRRIYFGEAIDYTVELPAQRLNLRVVAPPSRRYEPGQKIFALAHPSHCVLVGD